One genomic segment of Fundulus heteroclitus isolate FHET01 chromosome 10, MU-UCD_Fhet_4.1, whole genome shotgun sequence includes these proteins:
- the fgf21 gene encoding fibroblast growth factor 21: MFLFPNTLFSHHFPIFFLILSLPFSWSFYLPESNPIFAFRNQLREVHLYTENHRRGLYLQLNLDGSVTGSDAQTSYSVLQLQSVKQGHVVLKGQSSSLFLCMDSAGNLRGQSAYEEADCSFRELLLADGYTRFLNHGIPVSLASRTSPDRHSLPFTRFLPLRNTLQFSEEPTKTQNFNIDSDDLFGVGQNTVVSPQLFVDK; encoded by the exons atgtttttgtttccaaataCGCTTTTTTCCCACCACTttcccatcttttttttaatcctgtcACTTCCCTTTTCGTGGTCATTTTACCTCCCTGAATCCAACCCAATCTTTGCTTTCAGAAATCAGCTCAGAGAAGTGCATCTCTATACAG AAAATCACAGACGTGGGCTGTATCTGCAGCTCAATCTGGACGGGAGCGTGACTGGAAGTGATGCTCAGACTTCTTATA GTGTGTTGCAGTTGCAATCAGTGAAACAGGGTCATGTGGTCCTAAAGGGACAATCATCATCCCTGTTCCTCTGCATGGACAGCGCCGGGAATCTGAGGGGGCAG AGCGCCTATGAGGAGGCTGACTGCTCCTTCAGAGAGCTCCTGCTGGCTGATGGATACACTCGTTTCCTCAACCATGGGATCCCTGTATCACTGGCATCCAGGACTTCTCCAGATCGCCACTCACTTCCTTTCACAAGATTTTTACCTCTCAGGAATACTTTACAGTTCTCAGAGGAGCCAACGAAAACCCAGAACTTCAACATTGACTCGGATGACCTTTTCGGTGTAGGACAGAACACGGTGGTCAGTCCTCAGCTGTTTGTGGACAAGTAA
- the LOC105926654 gene encoding potassium voltage-gated channel subfamily A member 7 has product MESGDPEPYEEGGRGNEGNTEKDKHLKNQLNVEEKGEKENNGSDNEKKREWRRSGPLCRNGWALSERLAINVSGMRYETQLRTLARFPNSLLGDPRRRSRYFDPLRNELFLDRNRACFDAILYFYQSGGRLRRPANIPLDIFMEELMFYELGEDIVNRFKEDEGFPKEEERPLPSNEVQRKLWMLFEHPESSSGARIIAIISVMVIVVSILIFCLETLPDFKKEEYHSPVKNSSANMPPPPSVFNDPFFMVETMCICWFSFELIMRLSCAPSKISFFKDVMNIIDFSAILPYFVTLGTELAKDDDTSPTTSLAIIRVIRLVRVFRIFKLSRHSKGLQILGQTLKASMRELGLLIFFLFIGVIIFSSAIYFAEADHHSTDFVSIPHGFWWAVVTMTTVGYGDMYPATVWGKMVGSMCAIAGVLTISLPVPVIVSNFSYFYHRETECEERTEYTHVQTSLWEDEEPEGEETEEGDGDPDPEFYASEGICNPLNGTLLGGLCAGQTAEYTGGNMYLREPLVTQV; this is encoded by the exons ATGGAAAGCGGGGACCCAGAGCCATATGAAGAAGGAGGCAGGGGGAACGAGGGGAACACGGAAAAGGACAAGCACCTGAAGAACCAGCTCAACGTTGaggaaaagggagagaaggagAACAATGGGAGCGACAACGAGAAGAAGAGAGAGTGGCGGCGTTCCGGGCCTCTGTGCAGGAACGGCTGGGCTCTGAGTGAACGGCTGGCCATCAACGTTTCGGGAATGCGCTATGAGACCCAGCTTCGCACCTTAGCCCGGTTCCCCAACTCCCTGCTCGGGGATCCCAGGCGGAGATCCAGGTACTTTGACCCACTTCGAAACGAGCTCTTCCTGGACCGCAACCGAGCCTGCTTTGACGCCATCCTCTACTTCTACCAGTCAGGGGGGAGGCTCCGCAGGCCCGCTAACATACCCCTGGACATCTTCATGGAAGAGCTGATGTTTTATGAGCTGGGAGAGGACATCGTGAACCGCTTCAAGGAGGACGAGGGCTTCCctaaggaggaggagaggcccCTGCCATCCAATGAGGTCCAGAGAAAACTGTGGATGTTGTTTGAGCACCCCGAGTCCTCGTCTGGGGCGCGTATCATCGCCATCATCAGTGTGATGGTGATAGTAGTGTCCATTCTCATCTTCTGCCTGGAAACCCTGCCTGACTTCAAGAAAGAG GAGTACCACTCCCCGGTCAAGAACTCTTCTGCGAACATGCCTCCCCCACCAAGTGTTTTCAATGACCCCTTCTTCATGGTGGAGACCATGTGCATTTGCTGGTTTTCCTTTGAGCTCATCATGCGCTTGTCTTGCGCCCCCAGCAAGATCAGCTTCTTTAAAGATGTCATGAACATCATCGACTTCAGCGCCATCCTGCCCTACTTTGTCACGCTGGGAACTGAGCTGGCCAAAGATGATGATACGTCTCCTACCACATCCTTGGCCATCATCAGAGTCATCAGGCTGGTGAGGGTCTTCAGGATCTTCAAGCTGTCCAGGCATTCAAAAGGCCTCCAGATCCTCGGTCAGACACTGAAGGCCAGCATGCGTGAGCTGGGCCTGCTCATCTTCTTCCTGTTCATTGGGGTCATCATCTTCTCCAGTGCCATCTACTTTGCAGAAGCGGACCACCACTCGACAGATTTTGTCAGCATACCGCACGGCTTTTGGTGGGCCGTTGTCACCATGACCACAGTGGGGTACGGCGATATGTACCCAGCGACGGTGTGGGGTAAAATGGTCGGCTCCATGTGCGCCATTGCCGGGGTTCTCACCATCTCGCTCCCGGTGCCCGTCATTGTCTCCAACTTCAGCTACTTTTACCACCGAGAGACCGAATGCGAAGAACGGACCGAGTACACGCATGTTCAGACGTCCCTGTGGGAGGATGAGGAGCCCGAAGGAGAGGAGACCGAGGAAGGGGACGGGGATCCGGATCCAGAATTTTATGCCAGTGAGGGAATCTGCAACCCTCTGAACGGGACTTTGCTTGGCGGACTGTGTGCGGGCCAGACGGCCGAGTACACAGGAGGGAACATGTATCTGAGGGAGCCGCTAGTCACACAGGTTTAG